The following nucleotide sequence is from Williamwhitmania sp..
ATTATTGGAGATATTGAAAGTCTACCCGAAAAGGCGCGACTGAATGTGGCTCAAGCAATTGAAAAAACTGCGAAAAATGATGGACTTAACCTGATCCTTGCACTCAGCTATAGCGCTAGATGGGAAATTGTTGATGCCACTAAGAAAATTGTGGATGATGTTGTAAGCGGGAAGCTACCCGCTGGTAATATTTCTCAAGAACTTTTCAGCAATTACCTTACAACGAAGGGTATTCCTGACCCAGAGTTGCTTATTAGAACAAGCGGAGAGGAGCGTCTCAGTAATTTTTTGCTATGGCAACTTGCCTATGCGGAATTTTACTTTTCTGAAGTGCTTTGGCCCGATTTTGATAAAAATGAATTTTTCAATGCAATACTCGATTTCCAGCGAAGAGAACGTCGTTTTGGAAAAACGGGCGATCAAATAAAACATAAGTGTTAACTACAAATAACAACATCTGAGAATGCTTCGTAAATTAATAGTTTCCGCAGTAATATTTTTTACTTCTCTTCCAGCTTTTTCTCAAGTTACCGACTCGTTAGCCTCAGTTTCATCTGCAGACTATACTGCTCCTAAACAATATGTGGTGGGCGGTGTAACTATTTCAGGGCTAAAGTTTCTAGATGCACAAACCCTGATAAACCTTTTTGGCCTCGACGAAGGAGAAACCATTATGGTTCCGGGCGATGAAGTCACACGAGGGATTAAAAAACTATGGAAACAGGGATTGTTTTCAAATATTAATGTTTCCATTGTTAGGTTTAAAGGTGATACTGCATATTTTAATATGGACCTTGTTGAGCGAGCCCGAGTCTCCAAAATATTTTATACCGGACTAAAGAAATCGGAGCAAGATGCGTT
It contains:
- a CDS encoding isoprenyl transferase, with protein sequence MSKECLNLQKVPIHVAIIMDGNGRWAMQRGSQRIFGHQNGVNAVREAVEAAGEIGVKYLTLYAFSTENWNRPKAEVDALMDLLVSTINGEVDNLSKNKVRLSIIGDIESLPEKARLNVAQAIEKTAKNDGLNLILALSYSARWEIVDATKKIVDDVVSGKLPAGNISQELFSNYLTTKGIPDPELLIRTSGEERLSNFLLWQLAYAEFYFSEVLWPDFDKNEFFNAILDFQRRERRFGKTGDQIKHKC